Proteins encoded within one genomic window of Flavobacterium sp. NG2:
- a CDS encoding glycerophosphodiester phosphodiesterase produces the protein MLKIGHRGAKGLEPENTLIGFQKAIDLHVDRIELDVHLSLDGVLMVIHDETVDRTTNGKGFVNQLTLPKLKRLCIDKVHCIPTLAEVLDLIDRKCEVNVELKSYESAEKVVDLIEYYISEKNWTYDHFIVSSFDWNALQKVVHLNPNIAIGVLTETDLNLALSFALYIQAKAVNPYFHLLTKRKTAKIQEEGFQVCAWTVNEIEDIRKIKSFGVDGIITDFPDRL, from the coding sequence ATGCTAAAAATAGGGCATCGAGGGGCGAAAGGTCTTGAACCAGAGAATACTTTAATTGGTTTTCAAAAAGCGATTGACTTGCATGTTGATCGAATAGAGTTGGATGTCCATTTAAGTTTAGATGGTGTGTTAATGGTAATTCATGATGAAACCGTTGATAGAACGACTAACGGTAAAGGATTTGTGAACCAACTTACATTGCCCAAACTAAAGCGTTTATGCATAGATAAAGTACATTGTATTCCAACACTAGCAGAGGTTTTAGACCTGATTGACCGTAAATGTGAAGTCAATGTTGAATTAAAAAGTTACGAGTCGGCGGAAAAAGTGGTTGACTTAATTGAGTACTATATTTCGGAAAAAAATTGGACGTACGATCATTTTATAGTTTCTAGTTTTGATTGGAATGCTTTGCAAAAAGTAGTGCATTTGAATCCAAATATCGCGATTGGAGTACTAACCGAAACTGATTTGAATCTAGCCTTGAGTTTTGCGCTCTATATTCAGGCTAAGGCGGTAAATCCCTATTTTCATTTGTTAACCAAAAGAAAAACTGCTAAAATTCAAGAAGAAGGTTTTCAAGTTTGTGCATGGACGGTCAATGAAATCGAAGATATTCGAAAAATAAAAAGTTTTGGAGTTGATGGAATCATAACTGATTTTCCAGATAGATTATAG
- a CDS encoding glycoside hydrolase family 13 protein has translation MISKPQLPIQRIEPPFWYAGMQNKELEILFYGKNIGQYCVSASESGLIRKVTKTENSNYIFVTVVVKWDYAKDVFFIFKRNTKTIFTQKYSFKQRREGSAERKGFDSSDVIYLLMPDRFANGNGVNNNDKNTVEKYNRELPGGRHGGDINGIIQHLDYIESIGVTAIWSTPLCEDDEEEYSYHSYAQSDVYKVDPRFGTNEDYVRLSASLHKRGMKLIHDYVTNHWGLAHWIVKDPPTKDWINTFEDYLQTNHKRTTVLDVNAAKIDRKQCIEGWFVPTMPDLNITNPLVLKYLTQNAVWWIEYANLDGLRIDTFNYAEPKQMAQWTKAIMDEYPNFNMVGEITQRNHGILAYWQKDSKTGQIHDYNSNLPSVMDFALCDFLQMVFNEDDGSWDRGMTRIYDSLTFDFLYPNAFNLMIFAENHDSKRLNYCYNFDVRKYKMAMVILATVRGIPQLYYGSEIGMGGDQYLGDADIRQDFPGGWDGDEINAFKPEERTELQREYFDFTAKLFNWRKTKSVIHYGKTTHYIPEGNEYVYFRYTESETLMVVINNSIESISLSTVRFKENIGDYTIGKVVFEDVILDLKEDITVEGKSFRILELKK, from the coding sequence ATGATTTCAAAACCGCAATTACCCATTCAAAGAATAGAACCTCCATTTTGGTATGCAGGTATGCAGAACAAAGAACTAGAGATTTTATTTTACGGTAAAAATATTGGACAGTATTGCGTTTCTGCTTCTGAATCAGGTTTGATAAGGAAGGTGACCAAAACAGAAAATTCCAATTACATTTTTGTGACGGTTGTGGTAAAATGGGATTATGCAAAGGATGTTTTTTTTATTTTCAAAAGAAACACCAAAACTATTTTTACTCAAAAATATAGTTTCAAACAACGTCGTGAAGGATCTGCAGAGCGAAAGGGTTTTGATTCTTCGGATGTAATTTATTTACTGATGCCGGATCGTTTTGCTAATGGAAATGGAGTAAACAATAATGATAAAAATACAGTTGAAAAATACAATCGAGAACTACCCGGTGGAAGACATGGTGGTGATATCAATGGAATTATCCAGCATTTAGATTATATTGAATCCATAGGAGTAACTGCAATTTGGAGTACACCGCTTTGCGAAGATGATGAAGAAGAGTATTCTTATCATTCCTATGCACAATCGGATGTTTATAAAGTAGATCCACGTTTTGGGACAAATGAAGATTATGTTCGTTTATCGGCTTCATTGCATAAACGAGGGATGAAATTGATTCATGATTATGTTACGAATCATTGGGGATTGGCACATTGGATAGTAAAAGATCCTCCAACTAAAGATTGGATAAATACTTTTGAAGACTATTTGCAAACCAATCATAAACGTACCACGGTTTTGGATGTCAACGCAGCCAAGATAGATAGAAAACAATGTATTGAGGGGTGGTTTGTGCCTACGATGCCTGATTTGAATATTACGAATCCTTTGGTTTTGAAATATTTGACTCAAAATGCTGTTTGGTGGATTGAATATGCTAATTTGGATGGTTTGCGGATTGACACCTTTAATTATGCCGAACCCAAGCAAATGGCGCAGTGGACCAAAGCCATTATGGATGAATATCCTAATTTTAATATGGTAGGTGAAATTACGCAACGCAATCACGGTATTTTGGCCTATTGGCAAAAGGATAGTAAAACAGGCCAAATTCATGACTATAATTCTAATTTGCCTTCGGTTATGGATTTTGCCCTTTGTGATTTTTTACAAATGGTATTCAATGAAGATGATGGGAGTTGGGATAGGGGAATGACTCGAATTTATGACTCACTAACGTTTGATTTTTTATACCCCAATGCCTTTAATCTTATGATTTTTGCTGAAAATCACGATTCCAAGCGATTGAATTATTGCTATAATTTTGATGTTCGAAAATATAAAATGGCGATGGTGATTCTCGCAACTGTACGTGGTATTCCACAGCTGTATTATGGTTCTGAGATAGGCATGGGTGGCGATCAGTATTTAGGTGACGCGGATATACGGCAAGATTTTCCTGGTGGCTGGGATGGTGACGAAATAAATGCTTTTAAACCTGAAGAACGTACCGAGTTGCAAAGGGAATATTTTGATTTTACAGCCAAATTATTCAATTGGCGTAAAACAAAAAGCGTTATTCATTATGGAAAAACGACACATTATATCCCAGAAGGTAATGAATATGTTTACTTTAGATATACTGAATCGGAAACATTGATGGTTGTTATCAATAATAGTATTGAATCAATATCTCTTTCAACTGTTCGATTCAAAGAAAATATAGGAGATTATACAATTGGGAAAGTTGTTTTTGAGGATGTCATTTTAGACTTAAAAGAGGATATTACGGTCGAAGGGAAGTCTTTTCGAATCTTAGAATTAAAAAAATAA
- a CDS encoding deoxyguanosinetriphosphate triphosphohydrolase: MNWEQLLSLKRQGDKGKRLRIEQDDTRLGFEVDYDRIIFSAAFRSLQDKTQVIPLSKTDFVHTRLTHSLEVSVVGRSLGRLVGKKIIEKHPYLKETHGFHMNDFGAIVAAASLAHDIGNPPFGHSGEKAIGEYFSIGNGQVFKDKLSPKQWQDLIDFEGNANGFSVMTASRPGIEGGLRISYATLGAFMKYPKESLPKKPTKNISDKKYGFFQTDKAFFEDVANDLGLIPNKSGNDVGFERHPLAYLVEAADDICYTIIDFEDGINLGLVSEDFALEYLIKLVKDSIGTSKYKSLETKEDRISYLRALAIGSLINDAVNVFIENEEAILAGKFPFALMDKSKYKAQMDDIIKISIDKIYQSREVIEKEIVGYQIIQTLLDKFITAFNNHFEGKASNYDNLLLKLLPEKHHLDKDNLYERLLHICHYISLLTDGNALELFNTINGKKGI; the protein is encoded by the coding sequence ATGAACTGGGAACAACTTTTATCACTTAAACGCCAAGGAGACAAAGGCAAAAGATTACGAATAGAACAAGACGACACCCGACTAGGATTTGAGGTTGATTACGACCGAATCATTTTCTCTGCGGCTTTCAGAAGTTTACAGGATAAAACCCAGGTAATTCCGCTTTCAAAAACTGATTTTGTGCACACGCGTTTGACACATAGTCTGGAGGTTTCAGTTGTGGGACGTTCTCTTGGGAGATTAGTAGGAAAAAAAATCATCGAAAAACATCCTTATCTTAAGGAAACCCATGGTTTTCATATGAATGATTTTGGAGCCATCGTCGCAGCCGCTTCATTGGCACATGATATAGGAAATCCTCCGTTTGGACATTCGGGTGAAAAGGCGATAGGCGAGTATTTTTCGATTGGCAATGGACAGGTTTTCAAAGACAAATTAAGCCCAAAACAATGGCAAGATTTAATTGACTTTGAGGGGAATGCTAATGGTTTTTCAGTAATGACAGCGAGTCGTCCTGGAATTGAAGGCGGACTCCGAATTTCTTATGCGACTTTGGGTGCTTTTATGAAATACCCAAAAGAGAGTTTACCCAAAAAACCAACTAAAAATATTTCAGACAAAAAATACGGTTTCTTCCAAACTGACAAGGCTTTTTTTGAAGATGTCGCTAATGATTTAGGATTAATACCTAATAAATCTGGAAATGATGTTGGTTTTGAAAGACATCCTTTGGCTTATTTAGTTGAAGCTGCCGATGATATTTGTTACACGATTATCGACTTTGAAGACGGAATCAATCTTGGATTAGTTTCTGAAGATTTTGCATTGGAATATCTTATCAAACTAGTCAAAGACAGTATTGGCACCTCAAAATACAAGAGCCTTGAAACTAAGGAAGACCGTATCAGTTATTTGAGAGCACTTGCTATTGGAAGTCTAATTAACGACGCCGTAAATGTTTTTATCGAAAATGAAGAAGCCATCTTAGCTGGAAAATTTCCTTTTGCCTTAATGGACAAAAGCAAATACAAAGCCCAAATGGACGATATTATAAAAATTAGCATTGACAAGATTTATCAAAGTCGTGAAGTTATCGAAAAAGAGATTGTAGGGTATCAAATAATCCAGACTTTACTCGACAAATTTATCACGGCATTCAATAATCATTTTGAAGGTAAAGCGTCAAATTACGACAACTTACTTCTGAAATTATTACCTGAAAAACATCATCTAGACAAAGACAATCTCTATGAGCGTCTGTTGCATATTTGCCACTACATTTCTTTGCTGACAGATGGAAATGCATTGGAATTATTTAATACTATTAATGGTAAAAAAGGAATCTAG
- a CDS encoding DUF3078 domain-containing protein, whose protein sequence is MKQLHAVILFLLITVNVFSQKIITTLQPLPQPSDSVSRWEKKNSIGFFISEILFVNWNAGGTSSISGLMKTKFNRNYTNENVRWANELIMRYGLNKQDGIELRKTEDAFQFSSTFGYRENEKSNWYHSAKFNFNTQFTEGYAYPNKEVSVSGPFAPAYSFLGVGAEYASEKKDRLFYFSPFTSKVTYVANQRLADKGSFGVPKAIYDEEGNLVRHSKKIKSELGTLITAYYKKKIAKNISFENRLSLYSDYINNYGNVDIDYDLVLDLVVNQYVKTNIGVHVVYDDDIKAKEEIDGKQVTVGPKMQLKQVLGVGLTYTF, encoded by the coding sequence ATGAAACAATTACATGCAGTTATACTATTCTTGTTAATTACAGTAAATGTGTTTTCACAAAAAATTATTACAACTTTACAACCTTTACCACAGCCAAGTGACTCTGTTTCTCGCTGGGAAAAGAAAAATTCTATAGGTTTCTTTATTTCTGAAATTTTGTTTGTGAACTGGAACGCTGGGGGGACAAGTTCTATTTCGGGTTTAATGAAAACGAAGTTCAACAGAAATTATACCAATGAGAATGTAAGATGGGCCAACGAACTCATCATGCGCTACGGTTTAAATAAACAAGATGGAATCGAACTTCGAAAAACAGAGGATGCCTTTCAGTTTAGTTCTACTTTTGGTTACCGTGAAAATGAGAAATCTAATTGGTACCATAGTGCTAAATTTAATTTCAATACGCAGTTTACAGAAGGATACGCCTATCCTAATAAAGAGGTGTCGGTTTCAGGACCTTTTGCACCAGCCTATTCTTTTCTGGGTGTAGGTGCTGAGTATGCTTCAGAGAAAAAGGATAGACTGTTTTATTTTTCTCCTTTTACTTCAAAAGTCACTTATGTCGCTAACCAACGATTGGCTGATAAAGGTTCTTTTGGTGTGCCCAAGGCGATTTATGACGAAGAAGGCAATTTAGTCAGGCATAGTAAAAAAATAAAATCGGAATTAGGAACCTTGATTACGGCTTATTACAAAAAGAAGATTGCCAAGAATATCAGTTTTGAAAACCGTTTGAGTTTGTATTCAGATTATATTAATAATTATGGGAATGTAGATATTGACTATGATTTGGTTTTAGACTTGGTTGTCAATCAATATGTAAAAACAAATATAGGCGTTCATGTGGTTTATGATGATGATATCAAAGCCAAAGAGGAAATTGATGGAAAACAGGTTACCGTAGGTCCCAAAATGCAATTAAAACAAGTTTTAGGTGTTGGTTTAACCTATACCTTTTAG
- a CDS encoding 1-deoxy-D-xylulose-5-phosphate synthase has protein sequence MKTNLLEHISSPKDLRLLDEAQLPQLAQELRDFIIGIVAVKEGHLGASLGVVELTVALHYVFNTPEDLLIWDVGHQAYGHKILTERKDIFHTNRQLGGISGFPKRSESVYDAFGVGHSSTSISAALGMAIASNLKGEVDKQHIAVIGDASIASGMAFEGLNHAGVTDANLLVILNDNAIGIDPSVGALKEYLTAVKTGKNHRQNNIIKSLNFDYSGPIDGNDIFAVVKELKRLQKIKGPKFLHIITTKGKGLKQAEEDQVKYHAPGKFDAKSGEIYLKSEDDLPPKYQDVFGLTLLDLAQKNKKIIGITPAMPSGSSLKFMMDALPERAFDVGIAEQHAVTLAAGMATQGMIVYCNIYSTFMQRAYDQLIHDVALQNLPVIFCLDRAGLVGEDGATHHGVFDLAYLRCIPNLIVYSPLNEIDLQNILYTAQLGLNHPIAIRYPRGRGVTANWQSDFFRKYSEIEIGKAHCLKEGTQIAVLSNGAIGVNASLAIENLNNPTEIAHFDFGFVKPLDEKTLHYIFKIFKKIITIEDGTIIGGFGGAISAFATQHAYAVSIETLGIPDNYVEQGKVAELQQLCKIDVQSLVVHFANALNQ, from the coding sequence ATGAAAACCAACTTACTCGAACATATTTCCTCTCCAAAAGATTTACGTCTCCTCGACGAAGCACAGCTCCCGCAATTAGCACAAGAACTACGTGATTTTATCATTGGAATTGTGGCGGTTAAAGAAGGGCATTTGGGTGCCAGTTTAGGAGTGGTGGAGTTGACCGTGGCTTTGCATTATGTATTCAATACGCCCGAAGATCTTTTGATTTGGGATGTAGGTCATCAAGCCTATGGTCACAAGATTTTGACAGAACGAAAAGATATTTTTCATACCAATCGTCAATTAGGAGGGATATCTGGTTTCCCAAAAAGGAGTGAAAGTGTGTATGATGCTTTTGGCGTAGGCCATTCCTCTACTTCAATTTCGGCTGCTTTGGGGATGGCAATTGCTTCCAATTTAAAAGGTGAAGTCGATAAACAACACATTGCAGTGATTGGTGATGCTTCTATTGCTTCAGGAATGGCTTTTGAAGGATTGAATCATGCTGGTGTTACAGATGCTAATTTATTGGTGATACTAAATGACAACGCCATTGGGATTGACCCGAGTGTAGGGGCATTAAAAGAATATTTAACCGCTGTAAAAACAGGAAAAAACCACCGTCAAAATAATATTATCAAATCCTTGAATTTTGATTATTCAGGGCCTATTGATGGCAATGATATTTTTGCTGTTGTCAAAGAATTAAAACGATTACAAAAAATAAAAGGGCCTAAGTTTCTTCATATTATCACCACCAAAGGAAAAGGACTCAAGCAAGCCGAAGAAGATCAAGTGAAATACCATGCTCCTGGTAAATTTGATGCTAAATCAGGCGAAATCTATTTAAAGTCAGAGGATGATTTACCACCAAAATACCAAGATGTTTTCGGGTTAACCCTTTTGGATTTGGCACAAAAAAATAAAAAAATAATTGGAATCACACCTGCAATGCCTTCGGGTAGTTCGCTAAAATTCATGATGGACGCCTTGCCAGAACGTGCTTTTGACGTAGGAATTGCGGAACAGCATGCCGTGACTTTGGCAGCCGGAATGGCTACACAAGGCATGATTGTTTATTGTAATATCTATTCGACTTTTATGCAACGCGCTTATGACCAATTGATACATGATGTGGCTTTGCAAAACTTGCCCGTCATTTTTTGTTTGGACAGAGCAGGTTTAGTAGGCGAAGATGGAGCGACTCATCATGGTGTATTTGACTTGGCTTATTTGCGTTGCATCCCTAATTTAATAGTCTATTCGCCTTTGAATGAAATAGATTTGCAAAATATTTTATATACAGCCCAACTCGGATTGAATCATCCTATCGCGATTCGTTATCCTAGAGGTAGAGGAGTTACAGCTAATTGGCAATCGGATTTTTTTAGAAAATATTCTGAAATCGAAATTGGGAAAGCACACTGTTTAAAAGAAGGAACTCAGATAGCTGTTTTATCAAATGGTGCCATTGGTGTAAATGCTTCCTTGGCGATAGAAAACTTAAACAATCCCACTGAAATTGCACATTTTGATTTTGGTTTTGTAAAGCCATTAGACGAAAAAACACTTCATTATATATTTAAAATTTTTAAAAAAATTATAACTATTGAAGATGGCACAATAATTGGTGGCTTTGGCGGAGCGATTTCGGCTTTTGCTACGCAACATGCTTATGCTGTTTCTATTGAGACATTGGGAATACCTGATAACTATGTAGAACAAGGTAAGGTTGCTGAATTACAACAATTATGCAAAATAGACGTTCAAAGTTTAGTAGTTCATTTTGCTAATGCCTTAAACCAATAA
- a CDS encoding nucleoside deaminase produces the protein MINPFTDEYFMKKALQEAEMAFEKGEIPVGALVVINDRIIARSHNLTELLNDVTAHAEMQAITAAANFLGGKYLKDCTLYVTLEPCQMCAGALYWSQVSKIVFGASDTHRGFEKMGGQLHPKTTVVRGVLADEAADLMKRFFAERRK, from the coding sequence ATGATAAATCCATTCACTGACGAATACTTCATGAAAAAAGCCTTGCAAGAAGCCGAAATGGCTTTTGAAAAAGGTGAAATCCCCGTGGGTGCACTAGTCGTTATCAACGACCGAATTATAGCCCGTTCCCACAACCTAACCGAATTACTCAATGACGTAACCGCTCATGCCGAAATGCAAGCGATTACAGCAGCAGCCAATTTCCTTGGTGGTAAATACTTAAAAGACTGCACACTGTATGTTACCTTAGAACCTTGCCAAATGTGCGCGGGTGCTTTGTATTGGAGTCAGGTTTCGAAAATTGTTTTTGGTGCTAGTGATACGCATCGTGGTTTTGAAAAAATGGGCGGACAACTGCATCCAAAAACTACAGTAGTTCGTGGTGTTCTAGCAGATGAAGCGGCTGATTTAATGAAACGTTTTTTTGCTGAAAGAAGAAAATAA
- a CDS encoding ribonuclease E/G, translated as MNKELIIRSSSDFVDFALLKDGKLIELHKEEEKSNFQVGDIFIAKIRKPVAGLNAAFVNVGFEKDAFLHYHDLGPNLSSQLKFIKLVSAGKLKDFSLKNFQFEKEIEKDGTITSVINANQSILVQVVKEPISTKGPRISAELSLAGRFIVLVPFSDRVSISQKIENKKEKDRLKKLVQSIKPKGFGVIVRTVAEGKNTAELEKDLQNLLSRWTAMCKKLPTAHHPSKVLGELNRASSILRDVFNDTFSGIQIDDEELYQQTKDYLQEIAPSKQSIVKFYQSKDTPIFEKYNIERQIKTSFGKTVSMSKGAYLIIEHTEALHVIDVNSGNRSNKATNQEDTAMEVNMIAAAEIARQLRLRDMGGIIVIDFIDMSNPENRKVLFDFLREEMNDDKAKHKILPPSKFGLVQITRQRVRPEVNIKTREEDPNDVNGEIEAPILIIDKINSDLERILKTHKNVVLNVHPFVAAYLSKGFPSLRSKWFFEHKKWVKIIPRDAYTYLEYHFFDKKGNAIKE; from the coding sequence ATGAATAAAGAATTAATCATTCGATCTAGTTCTGATTTCGTAGATTTTGCCTTATTAAAAGATGGAAAACTAATTGAATTACATAAGGAAGAAGAAAAAAGCAACTTTCAAGTAGGTGATATTTTTATTGCCAAAATACGAAAACCAGTTGCTGGTCTTAATGCTGCTTTTGTGAATGTAGGCTTCGAAAAAGATGCCTTTTTACACTATCACGATTTAGGACCTAATTTATCTTCCCAATTGAAATTCATAAAACTTGTAAGCGCAGGTAAATTAAAAGATTTCTCCCTAAAAAACTTTCAGTTTGAAAAAGAGATAGAAAAAGACGGTACGATTACCAGTGTAATTAATGCCAACCAATCTATTCTTGTACAAGTAGTCAAAGAACCTATTTCAACTAAAGGACCTAGAATTAGCGCTGAGCTTTCTCTTGCAGGTCGTTTTATTGTTTTGGTGCCTTTCTCAGATCGCGTTTCTATTTCTCAAAAAATAGAAAACAAAAAAGAAAAAGACAGACTTAAAAAACTGGTACAGTCAATCAAACCGAAGGGATTTGGTGTTATTGTTAGAACAGTAGCCGAAGGCAAAAATACAGCCGAATTAGAAAAAGATTTGCAGAACCTGCTAAGCAGATGGACTGCAATGTGTAAAAAATTACCAACTGCTCATCATCCATCCAAAGTATTAGGAGAGCTCAATAGAGCTTCTTCAATATTAAGAGATGTATTTAATGATACCTTTAGTGGTATTCAAATAGATGATGAAGAGTTGTACCAACAAACAAAGGATTATTTGCAAGAAATTGCGCCTTCCAAACAATCAATTGTTAAGTTTTATCAATCAAAAGACACTCCAATTTTTGAGAAATACAACATCGAGAGACAAATCAAAACATCTTTTGGGAAAACAGTTTCCATGAGTAAAGGGGCTTATCTTATTATCGAACATACCGAAGCTTTGCACGTCATTGACGTAAACAGCGGAAACCGTTCTAATAAAGCCACTAATCAAGAGGATACTGCCATGGAAGTCAACATGATTGCCGCAGCTGAAATCGCAAGACAACTACGTCTGCGTGACATGGGTGGAATTATTGTTATTGATTTTATTGATATGTCTAATCCTGAAAATCGTAAAGTCTTGTTCGACTTCCTGAGGGAAGAAATGAATGATGATAAAGCGAAACACAAGATTTTACCTCCAAGTAAGTTTGGATTAGTCCAAATAACAAGACAAAGGGTAAGACCGGAAGTTAATATCAAAACTAGAGAAGAAGATCCAAACGATGTCAATGGCGAAATTGAAGCGCCAATATTAATCATCGATAAAATCAATTCGGATTTAGAAAGAATATTAAAAACCCACAAAAATGTTGTGCTTAATGTACATCCATTTGTGGCTGCATACCTCAGTAAAGGTTTTCCATCCTTACGTTCAAAATGGTTTTTTGAACATAAGAAATGGGTGAAAATCATACCACGTGACGCTTACACGTACCTAGAATATCATTTCTTTGACAAAAAAGGAAATGCTATAAAAGAATAA
- a CDS encoding HU family DNA-binding protein, which produces MTKADIVAKISEKLGLEKGDVQATVETFMEEVKNSLETGDNVYLRGFGSFIVKTRAEKTGRNISKNTTIKIPAHNIPAFKPAKVFVEGVKTNNEAK; this is translated from the coding sequence ATGACGAAAGCAGATATCGTAGCGAAAATTTCAGAAAAACTAGGACTTGAAAAAGGTGATGTTCAAGCAACAGTTGAAACTTTTATGGAAGAAGTAAAAAATTCTTTGGAAACTGGAGATAATGTTTACTTAAGAGGTTTTGGAAGTTTTATCGTAAAAACTAGAGCTGAAAAAACAGGAAGAAATATTTCTAAGAACACTACAATCAAAATTCCTGCACACAATATTCCTGCTTTCAAACCTGCAAAAGTTTTTGTAGAAGGAGTAAAAACGAATAACGAAGCAAAATAA
- the mutY gene encoding A/G-specific adenine glycosylase: MIFHNPLISWYLQNKRDLPWRTTTNPYPIWLSEIILQQTRVAQGLPYFLSFTTAFPTVFDLAKANEEEVLKLWQGLGYYSRARNLHKTAQYIAFELNGVFPNNYKDLLQLKGVGEYTAAAIASFAYNEVVPVVDGNVFRVLARYFDIETDIAQASAKKEFTALASELIPRDKPALFNQAIMEFGALQCVPKNPDCSVCVFNTSCAALQKNKVDLLPVKSKKLKVKNRFFNYLVVQDDENQTLIQKRIHKGIWHNLYEFPLIETEKEEGFDYISNVITKDFFKKNTITSILEPNDKSIIHKLSHQHLHIKFWEIKVKGKVEKGINKEELKSFPFPIVIHNFIEKD; encoded by the coding sequence ATGATTTTTCATAACCCTCTAATTTCATGGTATTTACAAAACAAGCGTGATTTACCATGGAGAACCACCACTAATCCGTACCCTATTTGGCTGTCTGAAATCATTCTTCAACAGACGCGAGTAGCTCAAGGATTGCCTTATTTTTTATCATTTACCACGGCTTTCCCAACTGTTTTCGATTTAGCAAAAGCCAACGAAGAAGAAGTGTTAAAATTATGGCAAGGATTAGGTTATTATTCCCGTGCCCGCAATCTCCACAAAACAGCACAATATATCGCCTTTGAATTAAATGGAGTTTTCCCAAACAATTATAAAGACCTATTACAATTAAAAGGAGTGGGCGAATATACCGCTGCCGCCATTGCATCCTTTGCATATAATGAAGTCGTTCCTGTTGTAGACGGAAATGTATTTCGAGTATTAGCCAGATATTTTGATATAGAAACAGATATAGCTCAGGCTTCCGCCAAAAAAGAATTCACAGCTCTAGCATCCGAATTAATCCCTAGAGACAAGCCCGCTTTGTTCAACCAAGCCATTATGGAATTTGGCGCTTTGCAGTGTGTCCCCAAAAATCCAGATTGTTCGGTTTGTGTCTTTAATACTAGTTGTGCTGCTTTACAAAAAAACAAAGTGGACTTATTACCTGTGAAATCCAAAAAACTAAAGGTAAAAAATAGATTCTTCAACTATTTAGTAGTACAAGATGACGAAAACCAAACGCTGATTCAAAAACGAATACATAAAGGAATTTGGCATAACCTATATGAGTTCCCTTTAATCGAAACCGAAAAAGAAGAAGGGTTTGACTATATCTCAAATGTCATCACCAAGGATTTTTTCAAAAAAAACACTATCACAAGCATCCTTGAACCTAACGATAAAAGTATCATCCACAAATTATCACACCAGCATTTACATATTAAGTTCTGGGAAATCAAAGTAAAAGGAAAAGTAGAAAAAGGGATTAACAAAGAAGAATTAAAAAGTTTCCCCTTCCCAATTGTTATTCATAATTTTATTGAAAAGGATTGA
- a CDS encoding single-stranded DNA-binding protein — translation MNGTLNKVMLIGHLGDDVKMHYFDGGNCIGRFSLATNEVYINKTTNERITSTEWHNLVVRNKAAEICEKYLSKGDKIYVEGRIKSRQWQSEDGSTKYTTEIQVTEFTFLSTKKDTENNKQNQPSESPKNTNFDAQNNDLPINDLPF, via the coding sequence ATGAACGGCACATTAAATAAAGTAATGTTAATAGGTCATCTTGGCGACGATGTTAAGATGCATTATTTTGACGGAGGAAATTGTATCGGTAGATTTTCATTAGCTACTAATGAAGTTTACATTAACAAAACTACTAACGAAAGAATCACCTCTACGGAGTGGCATAATTTGGTCGTTCGAAATAAAGCAGCCGAAATTTGCGAAAAATATTTATCTAAAGGAGACAAAATTTACGTTGAAGGACGCATCAAGTCGAGACAGTGGCAATCAGAGGATGGGAGCACAAAATACACAACAGAAATTCAAGTAACCGAATTCACCTTTCTGTCTACAAAAAAAGACACTGAAAACAACAAACAAAATCAGCCTTCTGAATCACCAAAAAACACTAACTTTGACGCACAAAATAACGACTTACCTATAAATGATTTGCCGTTTTAA